TGGCATCCTCCGCACCGGAACCGAAAGTGGCGGAAACCGGCCAAATCAGCAAGCCGCCCGCGGATGCCCTGGACAGCGGGACGGTCCCTGATGTCACCGGCCTCGACGGTGTGATGGGCCCCAACGGCAGGATTGTCTTTACCTGGACAAACCCGCAGCCGAAGGACGGCGACACCTACAAGTGGCGCCTCACGGACTTCGTGACCCGGGAACCGGGGCCGTACCAGGTGGCGAAGGGCACCCGCGCCGAGGTCCAGCCGGCGCCGGGACGCAACATCACCTGCATTGACGTCATGATTGTCAGGTCGGACGGAACCGCGTCCCCCATGGAGGGACCCTCAGGAACCTGCTACACGAAATAGCCAGCGAACCTGACCAAAAGCACGCGTTTTGCCCAACGAGGAGGCACGGAAAATGGGGGATCTAGCAATAGATTTCTGTGGTGAATGGTACGAACCGTCCGATGAGGAAATCTTCAATATCGGCCGGGAGGGCGATCTTGAGGTGGACGACAACCCGTACCTGCACCGCCAGTTCCTGCAGGTGGCCCGCTACGACGGCATCTGGTGGCTCAGCAACGTGGGCCGGATGCTGTCAGCCACCGTTGCGGACGGTTCCGGCGGCATGCAGGCGTGGCTGTCCCCGGGCGCCCGCATCCCGCTCGTCTTCAGCCACACGAACATCATTTTCACGGCCGGCCCCACCACCTACGAGTTTGCGGTGCACCTGAAAACGCCGGCCTTCCGACAGCAGGCCCGGGAAGACGACAGCAACGGCGACACCACCATCGGCCCCGTCGTTTTCACCGACTCACAGAAGGCGCTCATCGTGGCACTGGCCGAGCCCATGCTGCGGCGCGAAGGAACAGGTTTCAGCGCCATCCCGTCGTCGGCGGCGGCTGCCAGGACCCTGGGCTGGGCGCTGACCCGGTTCAACCGCAAACTGGACAACGTCTGCGACAAGCTCGACCGGGTAGGCGTTGCGGGCCTCCGCGGCGGCGGCGGGAAACTGGCCACCAACCGGCGTGCCCGGCTCGTCGAACACGCCGTCACCACCCACCTGGTGACCGTCGAGGATCTGTACCTTTTGGAAAAGATGAGAGGCGTGGACGAAGGATGAGGATCCGGCTGACACTCCGCCGGGACCCGGCTGAAACCAAGGACCTGGCCGTCACGGTGGACGGACTCGCCACCGTGGCGGACATCGCCACGCAACTGTGGGTGGCGGACCCCGAGCGGAAAGGATCCCCGGCGCCGGACAACCTTTCCCTGCGCATCGACGAGGCCTTTGTGGGCGGCGGAATCCGGGGCAACATCCTCACCCGGACCGACAACCTCCTCGAGTCGGGGCTGCGGCCGGGCTCCGTGATCTCGCTGGCTGAGGTCAGCGAGAACTTCAACGCTCCCGGGGCCAATCGCGGGCCCGCTGCGGCAACGTTGCGGATCCTCTCAGGGCCCGACGTCGGGCAGGAGTTTTCGCTGCCCTCCGGCACCAGCTACATCGGCCGGGACCGGGACGTTGACATCCGGCTTTCGGACCCGCTGACCTCCAAGCGACACGCCCGCATCACCGTGGGCGAGGGCGTGGAAATCGTGGACACCAACTCCGCCAACGGCCTGCTCATGGACGGCCTCCCCGTGACCCGGGCAACGCTTAATTCCTCGGACACTGTCACGCTGGGGGAGACCACCGTGACAGTGGTGCCGCTGGGACATAACCATGCGGCAGCGCCGACGTCGCCCCTTGTCGATTTCAACCGCTCGCCGCGGGTTGTTCCTCGCTTCGACGCGCCCAAGCGCGTGCCCCCGGCCGGGCCCAAAAGGCCGGACCATCAGGCGTTCCCGTACATCATGCTGATGGCGCCGCTCCTGCTGGGTGGCGTGATGTTTGCGGTCACCCGGAACATGCTCTCGGTGATCTTCATGATGATGATGCCGCTGTTCATTGTGGGCCACTACGTGGACCACAAGATGCAGTCCAGGCGCCAGCAGAAGGAGCAGCTCAAGCAGTTCCGCGGGTCCATGGCCGCCTTCCGGCAGGACATCACCGAGCTGCAGCACGTGGAACGGGCAGTCCGGCTGCAGGAAGCGCCCTCGGTGAGCGACACCGTGGACGCCATCTACAAACTGGGCCCGCTGCTGTGGACCCACCGCCCGGAGCACCTCGGGTTCCTGGGGCTGCGGTTCGGGCTGGGCACCAGTCCCTCGCGCATTGTGTTCGAGGAACCCAGCAGCAACGACACCGAAGCTGAATACATGCGCGAAATCCAGGGCTGCCTCAAGCAGTTCCGGGACATCGAAGGCGTACCGGTAGTCTCCCAGCTGCGCACGTCAGGGGCCTTCGGCATGGCCGGCGCACGCGGCCTGGTGGACGACGTTGCCCGCGGCATGGTCCTCCAGTTCGTCGGACTGCACTCACCTGCTGAAGCCGTGGTTACAGCCATCACCTCCGCCCAGTCACGCCAGCGCTGGGACTGGCTGCAGTGGCTGCCGCACGTGGGCTCCGGCCACAGCCCCCTCTCCGGTGACCACCTGGCCGCGGGTTCCGCCAGCGGGTCCTCGCTGCTGGCCCGGCTGGAGGACCTGCTCGATGCCCGGGAGGCGCTGGCCCAGCTCCCGGCTCCGGACGCCAGGGGACTGATTGACCCGGCCAAACACGAACTCCCGGCGCCGGTGCTTCCTGCGGTCCTGGTCATCGTTGAGGACGACGCCCCGGTGGACCGCGGCAGGCTGACCCGGCTCGCCGAACGCGGGCCGGACTCCGGCGTCCACGTGATGTGGGTGGCCACGGACATCCAGGCGCTCCCGGCCGCCTGCCGTGACTTCATGGTGGTCGACGGCGGGAACGGCACCACCACCGGCCAGGTCCGGCTGGGCCGGCACACCTATCCGGTCAGCTGCGAAAGCCTCGACGCCGAACTTGCCGCCCAGCTCGCCCGGATGCTGGCGCCGGTGGTGGACGTCGGCAAACCCGTCACGGACGACTCGGACCTGCCGCGCGCGGTGTCCTATGCCACCCTGATCGGCAAGGATTTCCTGGACAACCCGCAGGCCGTGGCTGAGCGCTGGGAAGAAAACAACTCGGTCCATGCCTCTGCCGTGCCCAACCGCAAGGACAACGGAACCCTCCGCGCCCTGGTGGGTTCCAAGGGCATCGAACCCCTGTACCTGGACCTGAAGAACGAGGGCCCGCACGCCCTCGTGGGAGGCACCACCGGTGCCGGCAAGTCCGAATTCCTGCAATCCTGGGTCATGGGCATGGCAGCGGCCTACAGCCCGGACCGGGTCAGCTTCCTCTTCGTGGACTACAAGGGCGGGGCTGCGTTCGCCGACTGCCTGAACCTGCCCCACACAGTTGGCCTGGTCACCGACCTCTCCCAGCACCTGGTCCGCCGCGCCCTGACCTCGCTGCGGGCCGAGCTGCACTACCGGGAACACCTGCTGAACCGGAAGAAAGCCAAGGACCTCCTGGCCCTCCAGCGCGAAGCCGATCCCGATGCCCCGCCGTACCTGGTCATCATCGTTGACGAGTTCGCGGCGCTGGCCACCGAAGTGCCCGAATTCGTTGACGGCGTGGTGGACGTGGCCGCCCGCGGCCGGTCCCTGGGCCTGCACCTCATCCTGGCCACGCAGCGTCCTGCCGGGGTCATCAAGGAAAGCCTGCGCGCCAACACCAACCTCCGGGTGGCCCTGCGCATGGCCGATGAAGACGATGCCACGGACATCCTCGGCGTGCCGGAAGCAGCCTACTTCGACCCCTCCATCCCGGGACGCGGTGCGGCCAAAACCGGACCCGGCCGCATCCAGGGCTTCCAGACCGGCTACGCCGGGGGCTGGACCACGGATAAACCCCAGCGCCCCCAGATCGACATCGTGGAGATGGCCTTCGGGTCCGGGCCCACCTGGGAGGCACCCGCTCCCGCGAAACCCGTGGTGGAAGCTCCGGCCGGACCCAACGACATCGCCAGGATGACCGCCAACATTGTCCGCGCGGCCGAGTCACTGGCCATCCGGCCGCCGCGCAAGCCGTGGCTGGACGAGCTGGCCACCACCTACGACTTCTCCAAGCTGCCGAATCCGCGGACCGACGAGCGGCTGCTGCTGGGTGTGGCGGACGATCCCGCCCGCCAGGAACAGCCCACGGTGTTTTACGAACCGGACAAAGACGGCAACATGGCCATTTACGGCACGGGCGGCTCCGGCAAATCCGCGGCTTTGCGGGGGATCGCCATCGCCGCCGCCGTCACGCCCCGGGGCGGTCCCGTCCACATTTACGGGATTGACTGTGGCTCCTCCGGGCTGAAGATGCTCGACGAACTGCCGCACGTGGGTGAAATCCTCGACGGCGACGACGTGGAGCGCGTAGGCCGCCTGCTGCGGCTGCTCCGGGACATCGCCGACGAACGGTCCGCGCGCTACGCCGATGTCCGGGCGTCCACCATCGTTGAATACCGGACACTGGCGGAGCGCCCGGACGAGAAGCGCATTTTCGTCCTGGTTGACGGCATGTCCGCGTTCCGCGAGACCTATGAGTACAGCAAACTGTCCGCGCTGTGGGACATTTTCCTCCAGCTGGCCACCGACGGCCGCCCCCTCGGAATCCACCTTGTTGTTACCGCTGACCGGCCCAACTCCGTGCCCGCATCGCTGCTGGCCTCAATCCAGCGCCGCCTGGTGCTCCGGCTGTCCTCCGAAGACGACTACCTTTCGATGGATGTACCCAGGGATGTACTCAGTTCCTCCTCGCCGCCGGGCCGCGGGCTGCTGGGCGGCCTCGAGGTGCAGCTGGCCGTCCTCGGCGGGAACTCCAACCTGGCACTCCAGGCACGCGAAGTCCACAAGCTCAGCCAGGCAATGCTGCGCCAGGGACTGGACCAGGCACCAAAGATCCAGCGGCTGCCCGAACAGGTGGACCTGGACCTCCTGCCCGCCGGCAGCCCGGACCTCCCGGTCATCGGTGTCGACGACGAAACGCTGCAGCCCGCCGAAATCATGGCGAAGGGTTCGCTGCTCCTGGCCGGACCTCCGGGCTCAGGACGCACCGTGGCCCTGGTCAGCCTGGCTTATGCGCTGCGCCGGTCCAACCCCGATACGGAACTGGTGTACATCGGCTCGCGCCGGTCCGCCGTGGCGTCACTGCCGCTGTGGAACCGTTCCGTGGTGGGCGCCGATGACCTGTCCGAAATTGTGGAAGACCTGATGGAACATGCCAGTGGAAACCCGGGCAAGGTGGCCATCTTCATCGAGGGTCTGACCGAGTTCACGGACACGGTGGCGGAATCGGGCGTTTCACAGCTCGTGACAGCGTCCATCAAGGCCGACCAGTGGGTCATCGGCGAATCCGAGACGTCAACGTGGTCCTCCGCCTGGTCCCTGGCGCAGCCGTTCAAGTCCGGTCGGCGCGGGCTGCTGATGAACCCCGGTGACATCGAAGGCGACAGCCTGCTCAGCACGTCGCTGGGCCGGGTGAGCCCGCAGTTCATCCCCGGCCGCGGTTACATTGTGGGGCGGGGCAAGGCACGCAAACTCCAGATCGCCCTGCCACCGGAAAACAGGGACTGAGCTCGGCCCGCACCGGACGCCAACCGATCCTTGGATTTGCGGGCCCCGGTGCGGTGTAGAAGACTACCGGCAACACTAGTTCGCCGCGGAGGGGTGCCGCGCGCCAACCGCAAAGGTAACCATGATCCGATGTTCTTCCGTGCCGCGCGGCGTCGTCGCGGTGATGGCGGTGCTGGTACTTACGCTCAGCTGGGCGGCGGCTGCTCCCGCTCAGGCCGACAACGGCGACACCGGCTGCGCGGTGGTCTGCGGGCTTCTTCCCGCCGACCAGAAGCCCCAGCCAACTTCTCCCGGCACCGGGAAGCCCACCGTTCCTCCGTCGGCAACTCCCACCCCCACCCCCGCTCCCACCATCCCGCCGCCTCCACCGGCCCCGCCGGTCCCCGCCGTCCCGGTTGCGCCCGCTCCCGCTCCGGTTACCCCGGTCGCCCCGGAGCCCATGGCTTCTCCGGAGCAGGAAACCCCGACGCCGGAGGCCACCATCAGCGCAATCCCACCCTCCGCCACTTCCGCAAGTCCGTCCGTTGAATCCAACTGGAACACACCGGTCACCAAGTCGGCCAAACCTACGCAGGCGGCCGCAGTGTCCCGGAATGATGGCCCCGGACTGTTCGGGAACGCCGGGCTGCTGCCCATCATGGCGGGCGTGCTGCTGGTGGGAATCGCCGGGCTGGCGTTCGCCTGGTGGGGACGGAACCGGCTCTCCTCGCACTGACGCTTTGCCTTCGTGTGCTGTCCCGGGAGGAACTCCCGTGGTGAGGGCTGCATGGGCAGCGGTGCCCATCGACGGGGTTTGGGGGCCGGGATAGGTTGGGGGCAATGGATCTTCCGGATGAGCCGGGGGCCGCTGGGGATGCCGATCCGGATCGGATCCAATGACTTTATGAGGAGAAACTGATGGCTATTTGGGGCGCAGATGTAGAGCAGCTCAGGACTCTTGGCACGAAGCTGCAGGCCGGTGCTTCCACGATCGAGCAGGAGCGGAGCAACCTGACCCGGCTGCTGGACAGCACCGTGTGGAAGGGCCCGGACGCGGACCACTTCCGCGGCGAGTGGTCCGGGACGCACACGAGTGCGCTGAACCAGGTCATCCAGGCGCTCAAGGATGCCGGCCAGAAGGCCACCAGGAACGCCAATGAGCAGGATCAGGCTTCCCGCTAAACCCGCTTTGCCTGCACGGGGCCCGGACGAACCGTCCGGGCCCCGTCGCGTGTCCGGCCACAAGGCAAGTGTCAGCGCTGTAGGGCAAGATAGGTCTGTGAGCACAGCAACCGGCCCCGCAGAGGCTACAGCCGCCAACAACGAGAATGTGACCGAACCGGAAGCCGTCCCTTCCGGATCAGTCCGCGAAGAGTACGAGAAGCTGGTTGACCTGGTCAGGAAGTACCGCTTCGCCTATTACCAGGAGGACGAACCCCTGGTCTCGGACGCCGAGTTCGACGCACTGTTCCTTCGGCTGGAGGAGATCGAGGCCCTGCATCCCGAACTCGTCGCCAATGACTCCCCGACGCAGGAAGTGGGCGGCGAAGTCTCCGCCGCGTTCGCCGCCGTCGAACACCTGCAACGCATGTACAGCCTCGAAGATGTCTTTTCCCTGGAGGAACTGGAGGCCTGGATCACCAAGGCCGAGGCCAGCATCGTCAAACTCGGTGACACCGCCAGGCCTGCCTGGCTGACGGAACTCAAGATCGATGGCCTCGCCGTGAACCTGCTGTACCGCGACGGCAAACTGGTCCGCGCCGCGACCCGCGGTGACGGGACCACAGGGGAAGACATCACCCACAACGTGCTGACCATCAAGGAAATCCCGCAGGAACTGACCGGTGCCGGTTTCCCGCCCGAGATGGAAGTGCGCGGCGAGGTATTCATCCCGTCCAAGGCCTTTGCAGAGTTCAATGAGGCGCTGATTGAGGCTGGTAAGGCCCCGCTGGCCAACCCCCGGAACGCCGCTGCCGGATCCCTCCGGCAGAAGGACCCGGCGGAAACAGCGAAAAGGCCGCTGCGGATGTTTGTCCACGGACTTGGGGCGCGCGACGGTCTGGAGACCGCCACCCAGTCGGAGACCTACGCCCTGCTGGCGAAGTGGGGCCTGCCCGTCAGCCCGTACTTTGAGGTTCTGGGCAGCCTGCAGGAAGTGCTGGAGTTCATCAAACGCTACGGCGACAAACGGCACAGCCTGATGCACGAAATCGACGGCATTGTGGTCAAGGTGGACGACCTCGCCACCCAGCGCGCCCTCGGCTACACCACCCGTGTGCCGCGGTGGGCCGTTGCGTACAAGTACCCGCCGGAGGAAGTCCATACCAAGCTGCTGGACATCGCGGTGAACGTGGGACGCACCGGGCGCGTGACACCGTACGGCGTGATGGAGCCCGTCAAAGTCGCGGGATCCACGGTGGGGATGGCCACCCTGCACAACCAGGACGTGGTCAAGGCCAAGGGTGTGAAAATCGGCGACATTGTGGTGCTGCGCAAGGCCGGCGACGTCATCCCGGAGATCGTTGGCCCCGTGCTGGCCCTGCGCGACCAGCAGGACCCGCCGGTCCGTGACTTCGTGATGCCCACCGAATGCCCGTCCTGCGGAACCCCCCTCGCCCCGGGCAAGGAGGGGGACGTGGACATCCGCTGCCCCAACGCCAGGTCCTGCCCCGCCCAGCTCCGCGAACGCGTCTTCCACCTGGCCGGCCGCGGCGGGTTCGATATCGAGGCCCTCGGGTGGGAAGCCGCCATCGCACTCACCCAGCCTGCCGAGCCGGAAATCCCGCCGCTCGTTTCCGAGGCCGCCCTGTTCGACCTCAAGCCCGAGGACCTCGCGAATGTCCGGATCCGGCGGGAAAAACGGTCCAAGGGGGTGCCTACC
The window above is part of the Pseudarthrobacter sp. IC2-21 genome. Proteins encoded here:
- a CDS encoding FtsK/SpoIIIE domain-containing protein, whose product is MRIRLTLRRDPAETKDLAVTVDGLATVADIATQLWVADPERKGSPAPDNLSLRIDEAFVGGGIRGNILTRTDNLLESGLRPGSVISLAEVSENFNAPGANRGPAAATLRILSGPDVGQEFSLPSGTSYIGRDRDVDIRLSDPLTSKRHARITVGEGVEIVDTNSANGLLMDGLPVTRATLNSSDTVTLGETTVTVVPLGHNHAAAPTSPLVDFNRSPRVVPRFDAPKRVPPAGPKRPDHQAFPYIMLMAPLLLGGVMFAVTRNMLSVIFMMMMPLFIVGHYVDHKMQSRRQQKEQLKQFRGSMAAFRQDITELQHVERAVRLQEAPSVSDTVDAIYKLGPLLWTHRPEHLGFLGLRFGLGTSPSRIVFEEPSSNDTEAEYMREIQGCLKQFRDIEGVPVVSQLRTSGAFGMAGARGLVDDVARGMVLQFVGLHSPAEAVVTAITSAQSRQRWDWLQWLPHVGSGHSPLSGDHLAAGSASGSSLLARLEDLLDAREALAQLPAPDARGLIDPAKHELPAPVLPAVLVIVEDDAPVDRGRLTRLAERGPDSGVHVMWVATDIQALPAACRDFMVVDGGNGTTTGQVRLGRHTYPVSCESLDAELAAQLARMLAPVVDVGKPVTDDSDLPRAVSYATLIGKDFLDNPQAVAERWEENNSVHASAVPNRKDNGTLRALVGSKGIEPLYLDLKNEGPHALVGGTTGAGKSEFLQSWVMGMAAAYSPDRVSFLFVDYKGGAAFADCLNLPHTVGLVTDLSQHLVRRALTSLRAELHYREHLLNRKKAKDLLALQREADPDAPPYLVIIVDEFAALATEVPEFVDGVVDVAARGRSLGLHLILATQRPAGVIKESLRANTNLRVALRMADEDDATDILGVPEAAYFDPSIPGRGAAKTGPGRIQGFQTGYAGGWTTDKPQRPQIDIVEMAFGSGPTWEAPAPAKPVVEAPAGPNDIARMTANIVRAAESLAIRPPRKPWLDELATTYDFSKLPNPRTDERLLLGVADDPARQEQPTVFYEPDKDGNMAIYGTGGSGKSAALRGIAIAAAVTPRGGPVHIYGIDCGSSGLKMLDELPHVGEILDGDDVERVGRLLRLLRDIADERSARYADVRASTIVEYRTLAERPDEKRIFVLVDGMSAFRETYEYSKLSALWDIFLQLATDGRPLGIHLVVTADRPNSVPASLLASIQRRLVLRLSSEDDYLSMDVPRDVLSSSSPPGRGLLGGLEVQLAVLGGNSNLALQAREVHKLSQAMLRQGLDQAPKIQRLPEQVDLDLLPAGSPDLPVIGVDDETLQPAEIMAKGSLLLAGPPGSGRTVALVSLAYALRRSNPDTELVYIGSRRSAVASLPLWNRSVVGADDLSEIVEDLMEHASGNPGKVAIFIEGLTEFTDTVAESGVSQLVTASIKADQWVIGESETSTWSSAWSLAQPFKSGRRGLLMNPGDIEGDSLLSTSLGRVSPQFIPGRGYIVGRGKARKLQIALPPENRD
- the ligA gene encoding NAD-dependent DNA ligase LigA; this translates as MSTATGPAEATAANNENVTEPEAVPSGSVREEYEKLVDLVRKYRFAYYQEDEPLVSDAEFDALFLRLEEIEALHPELVANDSPTQEVGGEVSAAFAAVEHLQRMYSLEDVFSLEELEAWITKAEASIVKLGDTARPAWLTELKIDGLAVNLLYRDGKLVRAATRGDGTTGEDITHNVLTIKEIPQELTGAGFPPEMEVRGEVFIPSKAFAEFNEALIEAGKAPLANPRNAAAGSLRQKDPAETAKRPLRMFVHGLGARDGLETATQSETYALLAKWGLPVSPYFEVLGSLQEVLEFIKRYGDKRHSLMHEIDGIVVKVDDLATQRALGYTTRVPRWAVAYKYPPEEVHTKLLDIAVNVGRTGRVTPYGVMEPVKVAGSTVGMATLHNQDVVKAKGVKIGDIVVLRKAGDVIPEIVGPVLALRDQQDPPVRDFVMPTECPSCGTPLAPGKEGDVDIRCPNARSCPAQLRERVFHLAGRGGFDIEALGWEAAIALTQPAEPEIPPLVSEAALFDLKPEDLANVRIRREKRSKGVPTGEFELVPYFFSKGTAKSPSKPTATTEKLFKELEKAKSQPLWRVLVALSIRHVGPRASRALATAFGSMDAIRTASEEDLAHVDGVGPTIAAALKEWFAEDWHLEILDRWAAAGVRMEDERDESTPRTLEGLTIVVTGSLPDFSRDEAKEAILTRGGKAAGSVSKNTSYVVAGENAGTKLDKAEQLGIPVLDEDGFRELLENGPAAAPENAADTATADDATSESLEATE
- a CDS encoding WXG100 family type VII secretion target codes for the protein MAIWGADVEQLRTLGTKLQAGASTIEQERSNLTRLLDSTVWKGPDADHFRGEWSGTHTSALNQVIQALKDAGQKATRNANEQDQASR